A stretch of Natronococcus sp. CG52 DNA encodes these proteins:
- a CDS encoding ABC transporter permease subunit, which produces MTAILRNESGKLLRGTLTLTGLLVLLSAFFLVVFPSIQEEAELFEDVYPVFILELLGIEELHTIEGFVGGYIFPFIWLLLAGIYFAYISAGMISRDIRTRRMDLTLSNPVSRESVVLQKIAALWVPLVALNIGLLIVLLVGSNLLGESFNPVALAMVHLLGIPYLLVCAGIGIVLSVFADRVETAQGTALVLVFVLWLVDGLSHMNPDFEWVGDLTPSRYYDPTAILVHEEYAFLDAGILLAVFLVLLGVAVLIFTRRDI; this is translated from the coding sequence ATGACGGCCATCCTTCGCAACGAGTCGGGAAAGCTTCTCCGCGGTACACTCACCCTGACCGGGCTGCTCGTCCTGCTCTCAGCGTTCTTTCTCGTCGTATTCCCGAGCATTCAGGAAGAAGCGGAGTTGTTCGAGGACGTGTATCCGGTGTTCATACTCGAACTGCTGGGTATCGAAGAGCTACACACGATCGAGGGATTCGTCGGCGGCTACATCTTCCCGTTCATCTGGCTCCTCCTCGCTGGAATCTATTTCGCGTACATCAGCGCGGGCATGATCTCGAGGGACATCCGCACGCGTCGGATGGATCTCACCCTCTCCAATCCGGTCTCTCGCGAGTCGGTCGTCCTCCAGAAGATCGCCGCCCTGTGGGTCCCCCTGGTCGCGTTGAATATCGGGCTGCTGATCGTGCTACTCGTCGGTTCGAATCTCCTCGGAGAGTCGTTCAACCCGGTTGCCCTTGCAATGGTGCACCTGCTTGGGATCCCCTATCTGCTGGTCTGTGCCGGAATCGGGATCGTCCTGTCTGTCTTCGCCGATCGCGTCGAAACCGCCCAGGGTACGGCACTGGTGCTGGTGTTCGTCCTCTGGCTGGTCGACGGCCTCTCCCACATGAATCCCGATTTCGAGTGGGTCGGCGACCTCACGCCGAGTCGGTACTACGATCCGACGGCGATTCTCGTCCACGAGGAGTACGCGTTTCTCGACGCCGGGATCCTCCTCGCGGTGTTTCTCGTCCTGTTGGGCGTCGCCGTCCTGATCTTCACACGGAGGGATATCTGA
- a CDS encoding DUF1405 domain-containing protein has product MTAPTGLPDRDPLPSYLAPLPKTIEDLGLRFAWLIVAINLAGTAFGFWYYAGQFATTPTVMWPWVPDSPLATLFIVLAIAAWKLGHEQPWLTALAFFGNIVLGLWTPFTLLVFADAYSPLHPLMYQFLFWSHLGMVVQAYVLHRITDFPVWGVAVALVWYASNLLVDYHIPIVGDPHHTVIPVPRDEPLFLGADALGVVAAGETTFVLLALFLALATRVKKCEAARERTADR; this is encoded by the coding sequence ATGACCGCGCCGACCGGGCTGCCCGACCGTGATCCGTTGCCGAGCTACCTCGCTCCCCTCCCGAAGACGATCGAGGATCTCGGACTACGATTCGCGTGGCTGATCGTCGCGATCAACCTCGCCGGGACGGCCTTTGGATTCTGGTACTACGCCGGCCAGTTCGCCACCACGCCGACGGTGATGTGGCCGTGGGTGCCCGACAGCCCGCTGGCGACGCTATTTATCGTGCTCGCGATCGCCGCGTGGAAACTCGGCCACGAGCAGCCGTGGCTGACCGCGCTCGCCTTCTTCGGAAACATCGTCCTCGGTCTGTGGACGCCGTTTACGCTGCTCGTGTTCGCGGACGCCTACTCGCCGCTGCACCCGCTGATGTACCAGTTCCTCTTCTGGAGCCACCTCGGGATGGTCGTCCAGGCGTACGTCCTCCACCGAATCACCGACTTCCCCGTCTGGGGGGTCGCCGTCGCGCTCGTCTGGTACGCCAGCAACCTGCTCGTCGACTATCACATCCCGATCGTCGGCGACCCCCACCACACCGTGATCCCCGTCCCGCGGGACGAGCCGTTATTCCTCGGGGCCGACGCGCTGGGAGTCGTCGCCGCGGGCGAGACGACGTTCGTGCTGCTCGCGCTGTTTCTCGCGCTCGCGACGCGGGTCAAAAAGTGCGAGGCGGCCCGCGAACGAACCGCCGACCGCTAA
- a CDS encoding acetoacetate decarboxylase family protein, producing MALATGDRERRELSTGHTVSLPLELAFAVGVVVVPARRERLESVLPNPLSSLAIAPGVGCVSLVGIQYHRVGPSEPSFEPYDEFAVIVPAVRGSRTDLPFGRLADGEIGGYVHWMPVTTDASVALGREIWGYPKERAPITVTDGPRGVRTVVGDGDSSEDAIRLEVTRPRTDVELRGVTLSSFTARDDELTRSRMQLRGEVSIGPPVGTRLEVAPDLASELGLWKRPLVRLTGSRVHARLFDWEPVAAPSRADSAR from the coding sequence ATGGCACTCGCGACCGGTGATCGAGAACGGCGGGAGCTCTCGACCGGCCACACGGTTTCGCTTCCGCTCGAGCTCGCGTTCGCGGTGGGCGTCGTCGTCGTCCCCGCCCGGCGCGAGCGCCTCGAGTCGGTTCTCCCGAACCCGCTCTCGTCGCTGGCGATCGCACCGGGCGTCGGCTGCGTTTCGCTCGTCGGCATCCAGTATCATCGCGTCGGTCCCTCCGAGCCCAGCTTCGAGCCCTACGACGAGTTCGCGGTTATCGTCCCTGCGGTCCGCGGGAGCCGAACCGACCTGCCGTTCGGACGACTCGCCGACGGGGAGATCGGCGGCTACGTCCACTGGATGCCCGTGACGACCGACGCGTCGGTCGCGCTCGGTCGCGAGATCTGGGGGTACCCGAAGGAGCGCGCCCCGATCACCGTGACGGACGGCCCGCGCGGCGTTCGAACCGTGGTCGGTGACGGCGACTCGAGCGAGGACGCGATCCGACTCGAGGTTACTCGACCGCGAACCGACGTGGAGCTTCGCGGGGTGACGCTCTCGAGTTTCACCGCCCGAGACGACGAGTTGACCCGGTCACGAATGCAACTTCGCGGCGAGGTTTCGATCGGCCCACCGGTCGGCACGCGCCTCGAGGTCGCGCCGGACTTGGCGTCGGAACTCGGACTGTGGAAGCGACCGCTCGTCCGGCTGACGGGGTCGCGAGTTCACGCGCGGCTGTTCGACTGGGAGCCGGTAGCGGCGCCGAGCCGCGCGGATTCGGCCCGATGA
- a CDS encoding ABC transporter ATP-binding protein: MRTQTEEVETESDHDTATIRLDSLTKRYGDITANDAVTFDIEAGEIFGYLGPNGVGKTTTIRLLLGLIKPTSGTAEVLGADIRDRRALTEVKANVGYLPDTLGFEERLTGRHALDYFARMRGDERREELLELFDPPLDQRIETYSAGNRRMLGIVQAFMHDPDLAILDEPTAGLDPLKQDRMHAFLEAERDAGKTVFFSSHVLSEVQRICDRVGIIRDGRLVALEDVDDLLERGGKHVRVQLAEAVDEKRFVTAEMIDVETVDSTVRFTYTGESAALLQHLVRFEIEDVDIGDPQLDDIFKHYYGDDSPAEGG, translated from the coding sequence ATGCGTACCCAGACCGAAGAAGTCGAGACCGAATCGGACCACGATACGGCTACGATCAGGTTGGACAGCCTCACCAAACGCTACGGTGACATCACCGCCAACGATGCTGTCACCTTCGACATCGAGGCCGGCGAAATATTCGGCTACCTCGGTCCGAACGGAGTAGGAAAGACGACGACTATTCGGCTGTTGCTCGGGCTCATCAAACCGACCTCGGGTACCGCAGAAGTACTTGGTGCAGACATCCGAGATCGACGGGCGCTCACCGAGGTCAAAGCCAACGTCGGGTATCTGCCGGATACGCTCGGCTTCGAGGAGCGACTCACCGGTCGCCACGCACTCGATTACTTCGCTCGGATGCGTGGCGACGAGCGACGCGAGGAGTTACTGGAGCTGTTCGATCCGCCGCTCGATCAGCGGATCGAGACGTACTCGGCGGGGAATCGTCGGATGCTCGGAATCGTACAGGCGTTCATGCACGATCCAGACCTCGCCATTCTAGACGAACCGACGGCCGGGCTGGACCCGCTCAAGCAGGACCGGATGCACGCCTTCCTCGAGGCGGAACGCGACGCCGGAAAGACCGTCTTCTTCTCGTCACACGTCCTCAGTGAAGTGCAACGCATCTGCGATCGCGTGGGTATCATTCGGGACGGGAGACTGGTTGCCCTCGAGGACGTCGACGACTTGCTCGAGCGGGGCGGAAAGCACGTTCGGGTGCAGCTGGCGGAGGCGGTCGACGAGAAGCGGTTCGTCACGGCGGAGATGATCGACGTCGAGACCGTCGACAGCACGGTTCGGTTCACCTACACCGGCGAATCCGCCGCGTTGCTGCAGCATCTCGTCCGGTTCGAGATCGAAGACGTCGATATCGGGGATCCCCAGCTCGACGACATCTTCAAACACTACTACGGGGACGACTCCCCCGCGGAGGGAGGATGA
- a CDS encoding DUF7344 domain-containing protein has protein sequence MTTETTHGDVSDTHATLSPATVFELLLDDRRRYALYYLSRRVGAISLEELVDGVARMEGVPTRRRLDAIAIEFHHNHLDRLVEAGVLRYDRDAETVERRPAARALDPHLELVYGERP, from the coding sequence ATGACGACAGAAACTACACACGGAGACGTATCCGACACGCACGCCACTCTCTCACCAGCTACCGTCTTCGAGTTGCTTCTCGACGACCGACGTCGATACGCGCTGTACTACCTCTCTCGACGGGTCGGAGCGATCTCGCTCGAGGAACTCGTCGACGGCGTCGCGCGGATGGAGGGTGTACCGACACGGCGGCGACTCGACGCGATCGCGATCGAGTTCCACCACAATCACCTGGACCGGTTGGTCGAGGCGGGCGTGTTGCGGTACGATCGGGACGCCGAAACGGTCGAACGGCGTCCGGCGGCGCGAGCGCTCGATCCGCACCTCGAACTGGTGTACGGCGAGCGCCCGTAG
- the pdxS gene encoding pyridoxal 5'-phosphate synthase lyase subunit PdxS yields the protein MTETTDLEELRRGTDLVKRGFAQMQKGGVIMDVVNKEQARIAEDAGAVAVMALEAVPADIRKRGGVARMADPADVEGIVDEVSIPVMGKSRIGHTKEAQILESVGVDMIDESEVLTPADDAYHIDKRDFAAPFVCGARDLGEALRRIGEGAAMIRTKGEAGTGDVNQAVHHQRTIKGAIRELEGMTHEEREALAREIEASAELVHETAEMGRLPVVNFAAGGIATPADAALMMHHECDGIFVGSGIFGAENPPEMAEAIVEATNNWDDPETLVEISKNLGKSMKGDANADLPEEEQLQGRGV from the coding sequence ATGACCGAGACCACCGATCTCGAGGAACTGCGGCGCGGAACCGACCTCGTCAAGCGCGGCTTCGCCCAGATGCAGAAGGGCGGCGTCATCATGGACGTCGTCAACAAAGAGCAGGCGCGAATCGCCGAGGACGCCGGCGCGGTCGCCGTCATGGCGCTCGAGGCCGTTCCCGCGGACATCCGCAAGCGCGGCGGCGTCGCCCGGATGGCAGACCCCGCGGACGTCGAGGGGATCGTCGACGAAGTGTCGATTCCGGTGATGGGGAAGTCCCGTATCGGCCACACGAAGGAGGCCCAGATCCTCGAATCCGTCGGCGTCGACATGATCGACGAGTCCGAGGTGCTCACCCCCGCCGACGACGCCTACCACATCGACAAGCGCGACTTCGCCGCACCGTTCGTCTGCGGCGCTCGCGACCTCGGCGAGGCGCTGCGACGGATCGGCGAGGGCGCGGCGATGATCCGAACCAAGGGCGAGGCGGGAACGGGCGACGTCAACCAGGCCGTCCACCACCAGCGGACGATCAAGGGCGCGATCCGCGAGTTGGAGGGGATGACCCACGAGGAACGCGAGGCCCTCGCCCGCGAGATCGAAGCGTCCGCGGAACTGGTCCACGAGACCGCCGAAATGGGCCGGCTTCCGGTGGTGAACTTCGCCGCCGGCGGCATCGCGACGCCGGCCGACGCGGCGCTCATGATGCACCACGAGTGCGACGGCATCTTCGTCGGCAGCGGGATCTTCGGCGCCGAGAACCCGCCCGAGATGGCCGAGGCGATCGTGGAGGCGACGAACAACTGGGACGACCCCGAAACCCTCGTCGAGATCTCGAAGAACCTCGGCAAGAGCATGAAGGGCGACGCGAACGCCGACCTGCCCGAGGAAGAGCAGCTGCAGGGCCGCGGCGTCTAA
- a CDS encoding homoserine kinase: MFTVRAPATSANLGSGFDVFGVALGTPADVVRVERASETTIEITGAGSQYIPEDPAQNTVGAVAEALDAPARIRIDKGIRPSSGLGSSAASAAAAAVALNALYDRGLSREELVPIAAEGEALVSGEAHADNVAPSLLGGFTIATDDGVTQVDADIPLVACLPETSVSTRDARGVVPKTAAIEAVVDTVGHAATLTVGMTRDDPDLVGTGMNDEIVTPERSALIDGYEAVREAALEAGATGVTVSGAGPGILAVCHEPDRRAIAGAMIDAFDAAGIESRAYQTTVGEGARLYRDEA; encoded by the coding sequence ATGTTCACCGTGCGGGCTCCAGCGACCAGTGCGAACCTCGGGAGCGGTTTCGACGTCTTCGGCGTCGCTCTCGGGACGCCCGCCGACGTGGTCCGGGTCGAGCGCGCCTCGGAGACGACGATCGAGATCACCGGGGCGGGAAGTCAGTACATCCCCGAAGACCCGGCACAGAACACCGTCGGAGCCGTCGCGGAGGCGCTCGACGCACCCGCGCGAATCCGAATCGACAAGGGGATTCGCCCCTCCTCGGGACTCGGCTCCTCCGCGGCCAGCGCTGCTGCGGCGGCCGTCGCCCTCAACGCGCTGTACGACCGGGGGCTGTCCCGGGAGGAACTCGTCCCGATCGCCGCCGAGGGCGAGGCGCTGGTCTCCGGCGAGGCCCACGCGGACAACGTCGCCCCCTCCCTGCTGGGCGGCTTCACGATCGCCACCGACGACGGCGTGACGCAGGTCGACGCGGATATTCCGCTCGTCGCGTGTCTCCCCGAGACGAGCGTCTCGACGCGGGACGCGCGCGGCGTCGTTCCGAAGACGGCCGCGATCGAGGCCGTCGTCGACACGGTCGGCCACGCCGCCACGCTCACCGTCGGGATGACCCGCGACGATCCCGACCTCGTGGGAACGGGGATGAACGACGAGATCGTCACGCCCGAGCGATCCGCGCTCATCGACGGCTACGAGGCGGTCCGCGAGGCCGCGCTCGAGGCGGGCGCGACCGGCGTTACCGTCAGCGGCGCCGGTCCGGGCATCCTCGCGGTCTGTCACGAACCCGACCGGCGCGCCATCGCCGGGGCGATGATCGACGCCTTCGACGCCGCCGGAATCGAGAGTCGAGCCTACCAGACGACCGTCGGCGAGGGCGCACGGCTCTACCGCGACGAAGCGTAA
- a CDS encoding acyl-CoA synthetase → MDTAPNLADYEGLSEVFEWESIYSDADWEAPDEINVAHEVCDRHRTERGTVALYFVGADGEREPITFWELAQRSNKFANLLEDLGVDRGDRVFAYVPRVPEQYVAMLGTLKTGCVFGGIDQQFGPEQVAYRLEDGGARVVLTTPDHRETIATALEDVPSVEHVIVVSDDGIGVRRGDVSYYEAMERAAFEYDTVRTEGSDPALLYYTSGVTGPAKGIVHGHRWIVGVAAAQLYAADLQQHETDLYWATGDRGWLTAPVNALGVWFWGHSLLAYEGEFDPETWVGLLDEFPVTALSSVPTLYRRLRDRDDLLADADLDLHRAVSTGEPLDADLIEWSEETLGTPIHDSYGQAETGNMIVNTYPSIETRPGSMGKPLPGVEAAVVDPDTGDELEPGETGEIAVRGEFPCFFLGYWEDPEATDETFVGDWYLTGDLGRLDEDGYVWYQGRADDVIISGGSRIGPYAVERALSDHDAVAEVAAAPTPDPDLEQAVKAFVVLGDDHEASDALGDELRTHAAERLPELATPEAIAFRDSLPRATTGGIRRDELRESSMDD, encoded by the coding sequence ATGGATACCGCACCGAACCTCGCGGACTACGAGGGACTCTCCGAGGTATTCGAGTGGGAGAGCATCTACTCGGACGCCGACTGGGAGGCACCCGACGAGATCAACGTCGCTCACGAGGTCTGCGATCGCCACCGGACCGAACGCGGCACCGTCGCGCTGTACTTCGTCGGCGCCGACGGCGAGCGCGAGCCGATCACGTTCTGGGAGCTCGCCCAGCGGTCCAACAAATTCGCGAACCTGCTCGAGGACCTCGGCGTCGACCGCGGCGACCGCGTCTTCGCGTACGTGCCCCGCGTTCCCGAGCAGTACGTCGCGATGCTCGGGACGCTCAAGACGGGCTGCGTCTTCGGCGGCATCGATCAGCAGTTCGGGCCCGAACAGGTCGCCTACAGACTCGAGGACGGCGGCGCCCGCGTCGTACTCACGACGCCCGACCACCGGGAGACGATCGCGACGGCGCTCGAGGACGTCCCGTCGGTCGAGCACGTGATCGTCGTCAGCGACGACGGGATCGGCGTCCGGCGCGGCGACGTCAGCTACTACGAGGCGATGGAGCGGGCTGCCTTCGAGTACGACACCGTCCGGACCGAGGGCTCCGATCCCGCGTTGCTGTACTACACCAGCGGCGTAACGGGGCCGGCGAAGGGGATCGTCCACGGCCACCGGTGGATCGTCGGCGTCGCCGCCGCCCAGCTGTACGCGGCCGACCTCCAGCAACACGAGACCGACCTCTACTGGGCGACGGGCGACCGCGGCTGGCTGACCGCGCCGGTCAACGCGCTCGGCGTGTGGTTCTGGGGCCACAGCCTCCTCGCCTACGAGGGCGAGTTCGACCCCGAAACGTGGGTCGGGCTGCTCGACGAGTTTCCCGTCACCGCCCTCTCGAGCGTGCCGACGCTCTACCGTCGCCTCCGCGACCGCGACGACCTCCTCGCCGACGCAGACCTCGACCTCCACCGCGCGGTGAGCACCGGCGAGCCCCTCGACGCCGACCTGATTGAGTGGAGCGAGGAAACGCTCGGAACGCCGATCCACGACAGCTACGGGCAGGCCGAGACGGGGAACATGATCGTCAACACCTACCCCTCGATCGAGACGCGCCCGGGGAGCATGGGCAAGCCGCTCCCCGGCGTCGAGGCGGCGGTCGTCGACCCCGACACCGGGGACGAACTCGAGCCCGGCGAGACGGGCGAGATCGCCGTCCGCGGCGAGTTCCCGTGTTTCTTCCTAGGCTACTGGGAGGATCCCGAAGCGACCGACGAGACGTTCGTCGGCGACTGGTACCTGACGGGCGACCTGGGTCGGCTCGACGAGGACGGCTACGTCTGGTACCAGGGCCGGGCCGACGACGTGATCATCAGCGGCGGCTCGCGGATCGGCCCCTACGCCGTCGAACGCGCCCTCTCGGACCACGACGCCGTCGCGGAGGTCGCCGCCGCCCCGACGCCGGATCCCGACCTCGAGCAGGCGGTGAAGGCGTTCGTCGTCCTCGGCGACGATCACGAGGCGAGCGACGCACTCGGTGACGAACTTCGCACGCACGCGGCCGAACGGCTTCCGGAACTCGCGACCCCGGAAGCGATCGCGTTCCGCGACTCGCTGCCGCGAGCCACGACCGGAGGGATTCGCCGCGACGAACTCCGCGAATCCTCGATGGACGACTGA
- a CDS encoding valine--tRNA ligase — protein MSTDADHRERDEASLEGGYDPEAVENRWQDRWVDEEVYAYDGDPKRDPNTVYSIDTPPPTVSGSLHMGHLYGSTLQDFAARFQRMHDGEVLFPFGYDDNGIASERLTEEELDIRHQDYERREFQELCREICTEYEAEFTDKMQGLGCSIDWNNTYKTIEPRVQRISQLSFLDLYEKGREYRKKAPAIWCPECETAISQVEMEDDERHSHFNDIAFEVASGGAERDEFVISTTRPELIPACVSVFIHPDDDENQDLVGETARVPIFGHEVPIIADDRVDMEKGSGIVMCCTFGDQNDIEWYQAHDLPLRVAIDESATMTDLAGDYEGLSTEEAREAIVEDLEDEGYLRDRWEITHAVQVHERCDTSVEFRVSKQWYVEILDHKEEYLEAGREMDWYPEKMFSRYRHWIEGLEWDWLISRQRDSGIPFPVWYCTDCDHEITADREELPVDPLSDQPPVDSCPECGAEEFVPEEDVFDTWATSSLTPLINAGWDWDGEAEEFTMDNPELYPFDLRPQGHDIISFWLFHTIVKCYEHTGEVPFDATMINGHVLDENREKMSKSKGNVVEPDEVLADYPVDAVRFWAASAAVGDDFPYQEKDLTAGEKLLRKLWNASKLVDSLAPADPEEPAELEAIDRWLLAELDDAVEELTAHLDDYEFAKARDRLRTFFWNTFCDDYLEIAKGREDNPSTQYALRTAHRTFLELWAPFLPHVTEEIWQARYADADGALAETSIHTRDWPATQGHEADLEAGETAMEVISALRRHKSENQLPLNAELESVSVYGPVEGFEDAIQNVMHVRELVVLEEPPEITTDVAAIDLDYSTLGPRYGSKVGDIDAGIESGEYEIDDDEGVLRVAGEELEDDLFEVELERTYSGEGQMLETESAIVVLE, from the coding sequence ATGAGCACGGACGCCGACCACCGAGAACGCGACGAGGCGAGCCTCGAGGGCGGCTACGATCCCGAGGCCGTCGAGAACCGCTGGCAGGACCGCTGGGTCGACGAGGAGGTCTACGCCTACGACGGCGATCCAAAGCGCGATCCGAACACGGTCTACTCGATCGACACGCCGCCGCCGACTGTTTCGGGGAGCCTCCACATGGGCCACCTCTACGGCTCGACGCTCCAGGACTTCGCCGCGCGCTTCCAGCGGATGCACGACGGCGAGGTGCTGTTCCCCTTCGGCTACGACGACAACGGGATCGCCTCCGAACGACTGACCGAGGAGGAACTGGACATCCGCCACCAGGACTACGAGCGCCGGGAGTTCCAGGAACTCTGCCGCGAGATCTGTACGGAGTACGAAGCCGAATTTACCGACAAGATGCAGGGGCTCGGCTGTTCGATCGACTGGAACAACACCTACAAGACGATCGAGCCGCGCGTTCAGCGCATCTCGCAGCTCTCCTTCCTCGATCTCTACGAGAAGGGCCGCGAGTACCGCAAGAAGGCCCCGGCGATCTGGTGTCCCGAGTGCGAGACGGCGATCTCGCAGGTCGAGATGGAGGACGACGAGCGCCACTCCCACTTCAACGACATCGCGTTCGAGGTCGCTAGCGGAGGTGCAGAGCGCGACGAGTTCGTCATCTCCACCACTCGCCCGGAGCTGATCCCCGCCTGCGTCTCCGTCTTCATCCACCCCGACGACGACGAGAACCAGGATCTGGTCGGCGAGACCGCCCGCGTCCCGATCTTCGGTCACGAGGTACCGATCATCGCCGACGACCGCGTCGACATGGAGAAGGGCAGCGGCATCGTCATGTGCTGTACGTTCGGCGATCAGAACGACATCGAGTGGTACCAGGCCCACGACCTCCCGCTTCGCGTAGCGATCGACGAGTCCGCGACGATGACCGACCTCGCCGGCGACTACGAGGGGCTCTCTACGGAAGAAGCCCGCGAGGCTATCGTCGAGGACCTCGAGGACGAGGGCTACCTCCGGGACCGCTGGGAGATCACCCACGCCGTCCAGGTCCACGAGCGCTGCGACACCTCCGTCGAGTTCCGCGTCTCCAAGCAGTGGTACGTCGAGATTCTCGACCACAAGGAGGAGTATCTCGAGGCCGGCCGGGAGATGGACTGGTACCCGGAGAAGATGTTCTCCCGGTATCGCCACTGGATCGAGGGCCTCGAGTGGGACTGGCTGATCTCCCGCCAGCGCGACTCGGGAATCCCGTTCCCGGTCTGGTACTGTACCGACTGCGACCACGAGATCACGGCCGACCGGGAGGAGCTGCCGGTCGACCCCCTGAGCGACCAGCCGCCGGTCGACAGCTGTCCGGAGTGCGGCGCCGAGGAGTTCGTGCCCGAAGAGGACGTCTTCGACACCTGGGCGACTTCCTCGCTGACGCCCCTCATCAACGCCGGCTGGGACTGGGACGGTGAGGCCGAGGAGTTCACGATGGACAACCCCGAACTCTACCCGTTCGACCTCCGACCCCAGGGCCACGACATCATCTCGTTCTGGCTGTTCCACACCATCGTCAAGTGCTACGAGCACACCGGCGAGGTGCCCTTCGACGCGACGATGATCAACGGCCACGTGCTCGACGAGAACCGCGAGAAGATGTCCAAATCGAAGGGTAACGTCGTCGAACCCGACGAGGTGCTCGCCGACTACCCCGTCGACGCGGTTCGGTTCTGGGCGGCCAGCGCCGCCGTCGGCGACGACTTCCCGTACCAGGAGAAGGACCTGACCGCGGGCGAGAAGCTCCTGCGCAAGCTCTGGAACGCCTCGAAGCTCGTCGACAGCCTCGCGCCGGCCGATCCCGAGGAACCCGCCGAACTCGAGGCGATCGACCGCTGGCTACTGGCGGAGCTCGACGACGCCGTCGAGGAGCTGACGGCCCACCTCGACGACTACGAGTTCGCGAAGGCCCGCGACCGGCTGCGGACGTTCTTCTGGAACACCTTCTGTGACGACTACCTCGAGATCGCCAAGGGACGCGAGGACAACCCCTCGACCCAGTACGCGCTGCGGACCGCACACCGAACGTTCCTCGAGCTGTGGGCGCCGTTCCTGCCCCACGTCACGGAGGAAATCTGGCAAGCCCGCTACGCCGACGCTGACGGAGCTCTCGCCGAGACCAGCATCCACACTCGCGACTGGCCCGCCACGCAGGGACACGAGGCCGACCTCGAGGCCGGCGAGACCGCGATGGAGGTCATCTCGGCGCTCCGACGCCACAAGAGCGAGAATCAGCTGCCGCTGAACGCCGAACTCGAGTCGGTCTCGGTCTACGGACCCGTCGAGGGCTTCGAGGACGCGATCCAGAACGTGATGCACGTCCGGGAACTCGTGGTGCTCGAGGAGCCGCCCGAGATCACGACCGATGTCGCCGCGATCGACCTCGACTACTCGACGCTCGGCCCCCGCTACGGCTCGAAGGTCGGCGACATCGACGCCGGCATCGAGAGCGGAGAGTACGAGATCGACGACGACGAGGGTGTGCTCCGGGTCGCCGGCGAGGAACTCGAGGACGACCTGTTCGAGGTCGAACTCGAGCGAACGTACTCGGGCGAGGGCCAGATGCTCGAGACCGAGTCGGCGATCGTCGTTCTCGAGTAG
- a CDS encoding ABC transporter permease: MTAVLRLESRKHVRSSVFLIVVFALLSALYFSMFPGIQEEMDVLEEAFPSYMFDLFGIEELHTIEGFIAAEIYSFFWVLLVAIYFAYVGAGLIAGDVQNRKMDLTLSNPVSRESVVLQKVAALWVPLVALNVGVPVIVYVGALVVGESFNPVALAMVHLLSVPYLLVCAGIGLVISVLVDRVRTARAAALSLVFVLWLIDAVSRVDPDFEWIGDFTPSQYYDETAILVREEYAFLDAGVLLVAFFVLLGLALLIFTRQDI, translated from the coding sequence GTGACGGCCGTTCTCCGACTCGAGTCCAGGAAGCATGTCCGGAGTTCGGTCTTTCTGATCGTCGTATTCGCCCTGCTGTCGGCGCTTTACTTCTCGATGTTTCCGGGGATCCAGGAGGAGATGGACGTGCTCGAGGAGGCGTTCCCGAGCTATATGTTCGACCTGTTCGGGATCGAAGAATTACACACGATCGAGGGGTTCATCGCTGCCGAGATCTACTCCTTCTTCTGGGTGCTCCTCGTCGCCATCTATTTCGCGTACGTCGGGGCCGGCCTGATCGCGGGCGACGTACAGAACCGGAAAATGGACCTCACGCTCTCCAATCCAGTCTCTCGCGAGTCGGTGGTGCTCCAGAAGGTTGCCGCCCTGTGGGTCCCCCTGGTCGCGTTGAACGTCGGGGTTCCGGTCATCGTCTACGTCGGCGCGCTCGTCGTCGGCGAGTCGTTCAACCCGGTTGCCCTCGCGATGGTGCACCTGCTCTCGGTTCCCTACCTGCTGGTCTGTGCCGGCATCGGACTCGTAATCTCGGTGCTCGTCGACCGCGTGCGAACCGCCAGAGCGGCGGCCCTGTCCCTCGTGTTCGTCCTCTGGCTGATCGACGCCGTATCGAGGGTGGACCCGGATTTCGAGTGGATCGGCGACTTCACGCCGAGTCAGTACTACGACGAGACGGCCATTCTCGTCCGCGAGGAGTACGCGTTCCTCGACGCCGGGGTTCTTCTCGTAGCGTTTTTCGTCTTGCTCGGCCTTGCCCTGCTGATCTTCACGCGCCAAGATATCTGA